The Brevibacillus brevis genome contains a region encoding:
- the pcrB gene encoding heptaprenylglyceryl phosphate synthase, with translation MIDYRGWRHTFKLDPDKTIDDEALEAICESGTDAIIVGGTYGVTYDNTLELMSRLRRYAVPAVLEISSLDAVVPGFDSYLIPLVLNAGDPDWIFAPHVSGLQAFGAYIHWDEIITEGYIIANPEAGVAELTKARPIADASQAKAYAQVATNICRLPIVYMEYSGTYGDPAIVKAAKAGAGEAHLFYGGGIRNPEQAAEMAAIADTVVVGNVIYDDLAAALSTVKAVKGTRN, from the coding sequence TTGATTGACTATCGTGGCTGGCGCCATACATTTAAACTAGACCCGGATAAAACAATCGATGACGAGGCCTTGGAGGCGATTTGCGAGTCCGGAACAGATGCGATCATTGTAGGCGGTACGTACGGTGTGACCTATGACAATACGCTCGAATTGATGTCGCGATTGCGTCGTTACGCAGTACCGGCTGTCTTGGAGATTTCCTCGCTGGATGCGGTTGTGCCGGGATTTGATTCGTACTTGATCCCGCTCGTACTGAACGCTGGCGATCCAGACTGGATTTTTGCTCCGCATGTATCGGGGCTTCAAGCGTTTGGTGCTTATATTCATTGGGATGAAATCATTACAGAAGGATATATCATCGCCAATCCAGAAGCGGGCGTAGCAGAGCTGACGAAAGCACGTCCGATTGCGGATGCCTCGCAGGCCAAAGCGTACGCACAGGTAGCGACGAACATTTGCCGATTGCCGATTGTCTACATGGAGTACAGCGGTACATACGGCGATCCGGCGATCGTCAAGGCAGCCAAAGCAGGCGCGGGCGAAGCCCACCTCTTTTATGGCGGAGGGATTCGTAACCCGGAGCAAGCGGCAGAAATGGCTGCGATTGCAGATACGGTTGTCGTTGGGAATGTCATTTATGATGATTTAGCTGCTGCGCTTTCTACTGTGAAGGCTGTAAAAGGAACCCGAAACTAA
- a CDS encoding YerC/YecD family TrpR-related protein, whose product MQLEKLKGKGLEQLFEAVLSLETMEECYQFFDDLCTVNEMQSLAQRLEVARMLRKGFTYNQIEAETGASTATISRVKRCLNYGNDGYQMALERIGK is encoded by the coding sequence ATGCAATTGGAAAAATTAAAAGGGAAAGGCCTCGAACAGTTGTTTGAAGCAGTTCTTTCCCTGGAAACGATGGAAGAGTGCTATCAGTTTTTTGACGATCTGTGCACAGTGAACGAAATGCAGTCACTCGCACAGCGCCTGGAAGTGGCGAGAATGCTCCGCAAAGGCTTTACTTACAATCAGATTGAAGCAGAGACCGGCGCAAGTACGGCGACCATTTCCCGCGTCAAACGCTGTTTGAACTATGGAAATGACGGATACCAGATGGCGCTCGAGCGGATCGGAAAATAG
- a CDS encoding sensor histidine kinase, with protein sequence MSKFRLKNLPISRQILILFMILTSVLGVGLGIGYPMAVKQYLVSNTYSLLEEEFYTLSQHISFNEHNELLPVPAAAPYFLQLLLQRYEYSFDMIVYAENGQELGRRSNTNGRIPYEDTKELFLKAATYPSQKLQHGSLDRGAESYLFVSKKMDYHGFPYYMVLFSKEQELNQINSILTRQFLLVFGLLLLVSWLLAVWFSGYLSRPLRTLEELCKKIARRQFDIPLAMDRGDEIGQLARSFDMMKNQLKEYDESQQHFVQNISHELKTPIMAIQGYTQGLIEGVFQGPQAEKGLSIIMEESKRLEKVVGQLLYITKIESVSQMMQVDRVDLSEMMHLLKQRLSVLNPQIEWELNLAADLIVEGDGEQLSTAFVNIMENQLRYAKSRLTITGRHAGKSVVVAISNDGPPIEEALLPNLFQRFRKGKSGKHGLGLAIARAVLEAHKGTIDARNDPDGPCFTMIVPVEFKGRLN encoded by the coding sequence ATGAGCAAATTCCGACTGAAAAACCTGCCGATATCCAGGCAAATCCTCATTTTGTTCATGATCCTGACAAGCGTCCTCGGGGTTGGCCTTGGTATCGGGTATCCAATGGCTGTCAAACAGTACCTGGTCTCCAACACTTACTCGCTCTTGGAAGAAGAGTTTTACACCTTATCTCAGCATATCTCCTTCAACGAGCATAATGAGCTGCTGCCTGTCCCGGCTGCGGCCCCTTACTTTTTACAGCTCTTGCTCCAACGTTATGAGTACTCATTTGATATGATCGTCTATGCTGAAAACGGTCAGGAGCTGGGTCGCCGGAGCAATACCAATGGCCGCATTCCGTATGAGGATACCAAGGAGCTGTTCCTAAAAGCAGCCACATACCCAAGCCAAAAGCTGCAGCATGGTTCGCTGGACCGTGGAGCCGAGAGCTATTTGTTCGTCAGCAAAAAAATGGACTACCACGGCTTCCCTTACTACATGGTGCTGTTCTCCAAGGAACAGGAGCTCAACCAGATCAACTCGATTTTGACACGTCAGTTTTTACTCGTGTTTGGTCTGCTGCTGCTCGTAAGCTGGCTGTTGGCCGTGTGGTTTAGCGGGTATTTGAGCAGACCGCTGCGCACACTTGAAGAGTTGTGCAAAAAGATCGCCCGTCGTCAGTTCGATATCCCGCTTGCGATGGATCGCGGAGATGAGATCGGACAGCTCGCCCGCTCTTTCGATATGATGAAAAACCAACTGAAGGAATACGACGAGTCGCAGCAGCATTTTGTCCAAAATATTTCCCATGAGCTCAAAACACCGATTATGGCGATTCAAGGATATACGCAAGGACTCATCGAAGGCGTCTTCCAGGGACCTCAGGCTGAAAAAGGACTTTCTATCATCATGGAAGAGAGCAAGCGCCTCGAAAAGGTCGTCGGACAGCTCTTGTACATCACGAAGATCGAGTCTGTCTCCCAAATGATGCAAGTCGACCGCGTCGACCTGTCAGAGATGATGCACCTGTTGAAACAGCGGCTCTCCGTGCTCAATCCGCAAATCGAGTGGGAGTTAAATCTGGCAGCTGACTTGATCGTAGAGGGAGACGGCGAGCAATTGAGCACTGCGTTCGTCAATATCATGGAAAATCAACTGCGCTACGCCAAAAGCCGACTGACTATCACAGGAAGACACGCGGGAAAAAGCGTCGTCGTCGCGATTTCCAATGATGGGCCACCCATTGAGGAGGCGCTGCTGCCGAATTTGTTCCAGCGTTTCCGCAAAGGAAAGTCGGGCAAGCATGGGCTTGGACTTGCGATTGCCCGTGCCGTCTTGGAAGCACATAAAGGGACGATCGATGCCCGCAACGATCCAGATGGACCTTGCTTTACGATGATTGTACCTGTTGAATTTAAAGGCCGATTAAATTGA
- a CDS encoding HesA/MoeB/ThiF family protein codes for MERRPLFKPVHPVYEVTEQMIRLGEAPGYTFELEDENGSIRKMIKLMDGTRTVGEIHTLLAVDYPEITYEEIVEAVESLSALGFLMDQAKEEASVLTSEQKERYKANIRYFSLFTDLNQSPSELQEQVSRKKVTILGMGAFGSTLLVNLVGAGIQHIKLVDFDRVELSNLNRQMVFNEKDIGRLKVEAARDFIGRLHSEVLIETETLQIKSSEDVERVIAGSDLVMLAADQPFFFLQRWVNHACAKLQIPFIAGGFNLIEGQFFMVEPGKTGCIDCMHLHRSRQIEDYPQLIQRLLDTNFILPTATIAPNTMMITGMMASDAIRYLTGIAPVQSAGKFIIFDFNTLEKSVFFEWERNEAECPTCGRGSGTEPIFHIKRKEVLAK; via the coding sequence ATGGAACGTCGTCCTTTATTTAAACCAGTGCATCCCGTCTATGAAGTGACAGAGCAGATGATCCGCTTGGGAGAGGCGCCTGGCTATACCTTCGAATTGGAAGACGAGAATGGGTCCATCCGCAAGATGATCAAACTGATGGATGGCACTCGTACTGTCGGTGAAATACATACATTATTGGCTGTTGATTACCCTGAAATTACGTATGAAGAAATAGTGGAAGCAGTGGAATCACTCAGTGCCTTGGGCTTCCTGATGGATCAGGCGAAGGAAGAGGCTTCCGTTCTGACTTCGGAACAAAAGGAAAGGTATAAAGCGAATATCCGCTACTTCTCCTTGTTCACTGATCTCAATCAAAGTCCTAGCGAGCTACAGGAACAGGTAAGTAGAAAAAAAGTGACGATCCTGGGAATGGGTGCCTTTGGCTCTACGCTACTGGTCAATCTGGTAGGAGCGGGAATCCAGCATATCAAGCTCGTGGATTTTGATAGAGTGGAGCTCAGCAATTTGAACCGACAAATGGTCTTTAACGAAAAGGATATTGGTCGGCTGAAGGTGGAAGCGGCACGTGATTTCATCGGAAGGCTTCATTCTGAGGTATTGATTGAAACGGAGACGCTGCAAATCAAGTCCAGCGAAGACGTGGAGCGGGTTATTGCCGGAAGTGACCTCGTGATGCTCGCAGCCGATCAGCCCTTTTTCTTTTTGCAGAGATGGGTGAATCATGCCTGCGCTAAGCTGCAAATCCCGTTCATTGCTGGGGGATTCAACCTCATCGAAGGACAGTTCTTTATGGTAGAACCTGGAAAGACGGGCTGTATCGACTGCATGCATTTGCATCGTTCCAGACAGATCGAAGACTATCCGCAGTTGATCCAAAGGCTGCTCGATACCAACTTTATCCTGCCTACTGCCACGATTGCACCCAATACCATGATGATTACGGGAATGATGGCTTCCGATGCAATCAGGTATTTGACAGGAATCGCTCCGGTACAATCAGCGGGCAAATTTATCATTTTCGACTTTAATACGTTGGAAAAGAGTGTGTTTTTTGAGTGGGAGCGAAATGAAGCCGAATGCCCGACTTGTGGAAGAGGCAGCGGAACGGAGCCGATTTTTCATATCAAGCGAAAAGAAGTGCTCGCAAAGTAA
- a CDS encoding GNAT family N-acetyltransferase, whose translation MLKLRTGHEQRQLLGQISLEDSYILYGNMYVRTDRSVVVTDSVQGEVTVIGSYLKGMPFHAFSLHVVEGEKNYEVEPILSYMKEVLDGSLSDGQKGVIALAEPLLTRVQIPNILATRTMRLMKLTDPERLLPVGESRILELSEAQIVEDMAAELGMISFRAEEVAEMPHIALFSEDGEPMAVAGFHVYDEAYVEIGNIGTSVHHWQKGLGTQISSDISRIGLEKSANVYLMVFADNPTAMHVYEKLGFVTVSSYAFIEFVL comes from the coding sequence TTGCTAAAATTGCGAACAGGTCATGAACAACGCCAGCTTTTGGGGCAAATTTCGTTAGAAGATTCGTACATTTTGTACGGGAATATGTACGTGCGAACGGACAGGAGCGTCGTCGTAACGGACAGCGTTCAGGGAGAAGTAACCGTCATCGGGTCTTACTTGAAAGGGATGCCGTTTCATGCGTTTTCTCTTCATGTAGTAGAGGGGGAGAAAAATTACGAGGTGGAGCCGATACTCTCCTATATGAAAGAAGTGCTAGACGGCAGCCTGTCAGATGGACAAAAGGGCGTGATTGCACTAGCAGAGCCTCTCCTGACGCGCGTACAGATTCCGAATATACTCGCCACACGTACCATGCGTCTGATGAAACTTACAGATCCAGAGCGTCTTTTACCTGTGGGCGAATCACGAATACTGGAGTTATCCGAAGCACAGATCGTGGAGGATATGGCGGCAGAGCTCGGCATGATTAGTTTCCGGGCGGAGGAAGTAGCCGAAATGCCGCACATCGCGCTCTTTTCGGAAGATGGCGAGCCAATGGCCGTAGCAGGCTTTCATGTCTATGACGAAGCCTACGTAGAAATCGGGAACATTGGAACATCTGTTCATCATTGGCAAAAAGGGTTGGGTACGCAAATCAGCTCAGATATTTCCCGGATCGGCTTGGAGAAGTCTGCGAATGTTTATTTGATGGTCTTTGCGGATAATCCGACTGCGATGCACGTATATGAGAAGCTCGGTTTTGTCACGGTATCTTCTTACGCTTTTATTGAATTTGTCCTTTAG
- a CDS encoding response regulator transcription factor, producing MNTPYLVYLVDDETNLLELLQSYLQSAGLQVKAFSSGKDVLPLLDEETQPHLWILDIMMPDIDGYELLRLIREKSNVPIIFISARDQDVDKIIGLELGSDDYLAKPFLPRELVIRAKKLLQRTYEKSNGTASSTQTFQDWVTVDPYMISEKGRQVKEGDELIDLTTKEFELIVYLLHNQGLALNREQILTSIWGEDYIGSDRAVDDLVKRIRKKMPKFPLETVYGFGYRMTRL from the coding sequence ATGAATACCCCCTACCTCGTCTATCTGGTGGACGATGAAACGAACCTGTTGGAGCTGCTGCAATCCTATTTGCAAAGTGCCGGATTGCAGGTGAAAGCGTTTTCTAGTGGCAAGGACGTCTTGCCGTTACTTGATGAAGAAACACAACCACATCTGTGGATATTGGACATCATGATGCCCGACATCGACGGCTACGAGCTCTTGCGCCTTATCCGCGAAAAGTCGAATGTACCCATCATCTTCATCTCTGCTCGCGATCAGGATGTCGATAAAATCATCGGACTGGAACTGGGCAGCGATGACTACTTGGCGAAACCATTTCTACCACGTGAACTGGTCATCCGTGCGAAAAAGCTGCTACAGCGTACCTATGAGAAGTCCAATGGCACTGCTTCCTCTACCCAAACTTTCCAAGATTGGGTAACGGTTGATCCTTATATGATCTCAGAAAAAGGCAGACAAGTAAAAGAAGGCGACGAACTCATTGATCTAACTACAAAAGAATTCGAGCTAATCGTCTACCTTTTGCACAATCAAGGTCTGGCCTTGAATCGCGAGCAGATTCTGACTTCCATCTGGGGGGAAGACTACATCGGCTCAGACAGGGCTGTCGATGACTTGGTGAAGCGTATCCGCAAGAAAATGCCCAAGTTTCCATTGGAGACGGTCTATGGCTTCGGCTACCGTATGACACGTCTATGA
- a CDS encoding DUF3048 domain-containing protein, whose translation MKRTVKSSLMVLAFMLLTTACGQKPVDTQPSPQMPDPIVQTPPETNQPIQYAYKAPMTGLGSHENLGSKRPIMVMINNAPPARPQTGINKADMIYEVLSEGEMTRFLAIFQSQTPEVIGPVRSIRPYFIQIGTGFDAVLVHAGGSPDALETLARKDLSHLDEIPNGQYFWREKFRKMPHNLYTKPELLEKAMQDKGMRQTAEVPHFTFLPEDAEIKEGEPATQVDLTFHSLNKAAFTYDAEQKKYMRFTAGKPHLDLSDKKQLSTTNLLVITAKHRVLDKEGRLSVDVIGPGDGYLFQQGKARKVKWKRSNGVIRVYEDAALTQEAPLLPGNTWVAILPNSPGLSKSLKFQ comes from the coding sequence ATGAAACGAACAGTCAAATCGTCTCTCATGGTACTAGCCTTCATGCTCTTAACTACGGCCTGCGGTCAAAAGCCGGTGGACACCCAACCGAGTCCGCAGATGCCTGATCCGATTGTGCAAACGCCACCGGAAACGAATCAGCCCATCCAATATGCGTATAAGGCACCGATGACAGGACTTGGCAGTCACGAAAATCTGGGGAGCAAACGACCGATCATGGTGATGATCAACAATGCTCCGCCCGCCCGTCCACAAACAGGCATCAACAAAGCGGACATGATTTATGAGGTATTGTCAGAAGGGGAAATGACCCGCTTTCTTGCGATATTCCAAAGCCAAACACCAGAAGTAATCGGACCTGTCCGCAGTATCCGCCCTTATTTTATCCAGATCGGGACTGGCTTTGATGCGGTCCTCGTTCACGCGGGAGGCAGTCCGGATGCACTGGAAACTTTGGCGCGAAAAGACCTCAGTCATCTGGATGAAATCCCGAACGGTCAATACTTTTGGCGAGAAAAATTCCGCAAAATGCCACATAACCTGTATACCAAGCCAGAGCTCTTGGAAAAAGCGATGCAGGATAAAGGGATGCGTCAAACGGCAGAGGTGCCTCACTTCACGTTCCTGCCGGAGGATGCCGAGATCAAGGAAGGCGAGCCTGCTACACAGGTAGATCTGACGTTCCACTCATTGAATAAAGCTGCTTTTACATATGATGCCGAGCAAAAGAAATACATGCGCTTCACAGCAGGCAAGCCGCATTTGGACTTGAGCGACAAGAAACAGTTGTCCACGACCAATCTGTTGGTCATCACTGCCAAACACCGTGTGCTGGATAAAGAAGGGCGTCTATCGGTCGATGTAATTGGTCCGGGGGACGGTTATTTATTCCAGCAAGGAAAAGCGCGCAAGGTCAAATGGAAGCGTAGCAATGGTGTCATCCGTGTCTATGAGGACGCGGCTCTGACGCAAGAAGCACCGCTTTTGCCAGGAAATACATGGGTGGCCATATTGCCGAACTCACCGGGTCTGTCGAAGTCGCTCAAGTTCCAGTAA
- a CDS encoding IMP dehydrogenase, with amino-acid sequence MAFYYTEPSRTFNEFLLLPNLTTKECTPNNVDLSTPITKYKKGEKPAITLNIPFSSAVMQAVSDHHMAVALARCGGISFIFGSQSIESQATMVRKAKGYKAGFVVSRSNLTPSHTLKDILELKEATGHSTVAITEDGTAKGKLLGIVTGRDYRISRDSLDKLVSDIMTPFSKLIYGKSGITLSEANDLIWEHKLNCLPIVDENQNLDFLVFRKDYDSRKNNPLSLLDANKSYIVGAGINTKDYKERVPALVEAGVDILVIDSSDGFSEWQRETVQYVKENFNVPIGAGNVVDKEGFRYLVESGADFIKVGIGGGSICITREQKGIGRGQASSLIEVAAARDEYFKETGIYVPLCSDGGIVHDYHVTLALAMGADFVMLGRYFARFDESPTKKVKIGNNFVKEYWGEGSNRARNWQRYDTGGKSSLVFEEGVDSYVPYAGSLRENMDRTLSKIKSTMCNCGSLSISELQQKARITVISATSLVEGGAHDVILKESSMAAE; translated from the coding sequence GTGGCTTTTTATTACACAGAACCATCTCGGACGTTTAATGAGTTTTTGCTGTTGCCAAATCTCACCACAAAAGAATGCACTCCGAACAATGTGGACTTATCCACTCCGATTACCAAGTATAAAAAAGGTGAAAAGCCTGCCATCACACTAAACATACCGTTCTCATCCGCAGTCATGCAAGCAGTTTCCGACCATCATATGGCGGTCGCATTGGCTAGATGTGGCGGTATTTCGTTTATTTTTGGCTCCCAGTCCATCGAGAGCCAGGCAACCATGGTTCGCAAAGCAAAAGGCTACAAGGCTGGTTTCGTCGTTAGCCGCTCCAACCTGACACCAAGCCATACGCTGAAAGACATTTTGGAATTGAAAGAGGCGACAGGCCACTCCACCGTTGCCATTACGGAAGATGGTACGGCAAAAGGCAAGTTGCTCGGAATCGTAACCGGACGCGATTATCGCATCAGCCGCGACTCTTTGGACAAACTCGTCAGCGACATCATGACACCATTCTCGAAGCTGATCTATGGCAAATCCGGCATCACGCTCTCCGAAGCCAACGACCTGATCTGGGAGCACAAGCTCAACTGCTTGCCAATCGTAGATGAAAATCAAAATCTCGACTTCCTCGTTTTCCGCAAAGACTACGATTCCCGCAAAAACAATCCGCTGTCCCTCTTGGACGCGAACAAAAGCTATATCGTAGGTGCTGGTATCAATACAAAGGACTACAAGGAGCGCGTCCCTGCGTTGGTGGAAGCAGGCGTTGATATTCTGGTCATCGACTCCTCCGACGGCTTCAGCGAATGGCAGCGCGAGACGGTTCAATATGTAAAAGAAAACTTCAATGTTCCGATCGGTGCAGGTAATGTCGTCGATAAGGAAGGCTTCCGCTACCTCGTGGAATCGGGCGCAGATTTCATAAAAGTAGGGATTGGCGGCGGCTCCATCTGCATTACCCGCGAGCAAAAAGGAATCGGACGCGGTCAAGCCTCTTCCCTCATTGAAGTGGCAGCAGCTCGCGACGAGTACTTCAAGGAAACAGGCATTTACGTTCCGCTCTGCTCTGACGGCGGAATCGTACACGACTACCACGTGACACTGGCTTTAGCTATGGGTGCAGACTTTGTCATGCTGGGCCGTTACTTCGCTCGCTTCGACGAAAGCCCGACCAAAAAAGTGAAGATCGGCAACAACTTCGTGAAAGAATACTGGGGAGAAGGCTCCAACCGCGCTCGCAACTGGCAACGCTATGACACTGGCGGAAAAAGCAGTCTCGTCTTTGAAGAAGGCGTAGACTCCTACGTCCCATACGCGGGAAGCCTGCGCGAGAACATGGACCGTACCTTGAGCAAAATCAAATCGACCATGTGCAATTGCGGTTCGCTCTCCATCTCAGAGCTTCAACAAAAAGCGCGGATCACCGTCATCTCTGCTACCAGCTTGGTAGAAGGCGGCGCACATGACGTTATCTTGAAAGAAAGCAGCATGGCTGCTGAGTAA
- a CDS encoding tetratricopeptide repeat protein, with protein MNPMIQNIIQLRKEGHLDEAIQLALQLVSQSPTDPVAHYQCAWCHDAAGLEKEAVPFYEKAIELGLSVEDDLQGALLGLGSTYRTLGQYEQAAATLAKGMQQFPCDRSFPIFLSMAYYNLGKHHEAMTLLLKNLAETSSDPAILAYQKAILFYADDLNKTW; from the coding sequence ATGAACCCGATGATCCAAAATATCATTCAGCTGCGAAAAGAAGGGCATCTGGACGAAGCGATCCAGCTTGCCCTTCAGCTCGTCAGCCAATCCCCGACTGATCCTGTTGCCCATTATCAATGTGCATGGTGCCACGATGCAGCCGGATTGGAGAAGGAAGCCGTTCCCTTTTACGAGAAAGCGATTGAGCTCGGACTGTCTGTCGAAGACGACCTGCAAGGGGCATTACTGGGTCTGGGCAGTACGTATCGCACGCTGGGACAATACGAGCAGGCAGCAGCTACGCTCGCGAAGGGGATGCAACAGTTCCCCTGCGACCGTTCCTTTCCGATTTTTCTTTCCATGGCGTATTACAATCTAGGTAAGCATCACGAAGCCATGACTCTTCTCCTGAAAAACCTCGCGGAAACCTCAAGCGATCCTGCGATTTTGGCCTATCAAAAAGCGATTCTGTTCTATGCAGATGATCTGAATAAGACGTGGTAG
- a CDS encoding DUF4179 domain-containing protein, which yields MKCLDKGQIALYLYDLLEPEEAEVIAAHLEECRHCQLKLKQELDELEDPEESLATDEPSDAVIQDIMASLPPYPIHVLKRSERQNIQKKIDWKKRSLDIVKKATIAVAGMAAVVYFGTLTSPSFATYVNDLYAATIKSQPKQTESSLFAEEASEDALIQRGLEEGYNKKLDLKAVDNGMTLEVKEVMADTRDVRIIFGFKDKNGKQLEKLFRNFPLGDEDKLNETYEIKITDEDGNVLETIDKYHLNYNKKESIGEKDEYLMVSRPISRYFTDVSKIPDKLNIELSIKKLDKVDGNWSVTIPVDISKAKKETKIVPINEHFTAPNGEVINLKQVMVTPGQTEFVIENTEGSGSSPSLTYEVVDDKGTVLAAWSTLDLMSEFGEEPNPFFKNVSREYFVRATADRNVHFINFHSLPTNKNLTFRVGDNYDQVPSNFKQKLSIETLKTTPVTIKHEGSTLTFSNFASEEITKTNPITSEKHKKLRSTIQLEATLAPGVIFLDSWEGADDKGKEYDFNFMGSTTKDEKGNFVVKGILVDEMDAIPKELTLTIEEQVNRAKDMDWSVALPLKN from the coding sequence ATGAAATGCTTAGATAAAGGACAAATTGCTTTGTATCTATACGACCTTCTTGAGCCAGAAGAAGCCGAGGTCATAGCAGCTCATTTGGAAGAATGCCGTCATTGTCAGTTGAAGTTGAAGCAGGAGCTGGACGAGCTGGAAGATCCGGAAGAATCGCTAGCGACAGATGAGCCATCCGATGCTGTCATCCAAGACATCATGGCTAGTCTTCCCCCTTACCCCATACACGTCCTGAAACGATCAGAGAGACAAAACATACAGAAGAAAATCGATTGGAAAAAAAGGAGCCTGGATATCGTGAAAAAAGCAACCATCGCCGTAGCAGGAATGGCAGCAGTCGTCTATTTTGGAACACTGACTTCACCATCTTTTGCGACTTATGTAAATGACTTGTATGCCGCTACCATAAAATCACAGCCGAAGCAGACAGAGAGCAGCTTGTTTGCAGAAGAAGCGTCCGAGGACGCTCTCATCCAGCGCGGACTTGAAGAAGGATATAACAAGAAGCTTGATTTGAAAGCCGTCGACAACGGAATGACGCTGGAAGTAAAAGAAGTCATGGCAGACACGAGGGATGTCCGGATTATTTTCGGCTTCAAGGATAAGAATGGCAAGCAGCTTGAAAAGTTGTTCCGGAATTTCCCACTGGGAGATGAAGATAAACTGAACGAAACCTATGAAATCAAAATCACAGACGAAGATGGAAACGTTCTTGAGACAATTGATAAGTACCATCTTAATTATAACAAGAAGGAAAGCATCGGCGAAAAAGATGAGTACTTGATGGTCAGCCGACCGATTAGCAGATATTTTACAGATGTCAGCAAGATTCCTGACAAACTGAACATCGAGCTTAGCATCAAGAAGCTGGACAAAGTTGACGGAAATTGGAGCGTGACGATTCCTGTTGATATTTCCAAAGCCAAAAAAGAAACAAAAATTGTACCGATTAACGAGCATTTTACCGCTCCCAATGGCGAAGTGATTAATCTGAAGCAAGTAATGGTGACACCTGGCCAAACGGAATTCGTTATCGAGAATACGGAAGGAAGTGGTAGTTCCCCATCCTTAACTTATGAAGTGGTGGACGACAAGGGAACTGTACTCGCAGCTTGGAGCACTCTGGACCTAATGAGTGAATTTGGGGAAGAGCCGAATCCATTTTTCAAAAATGTAAGCAGGGAGTATTTCGTTCGTGCAACCGCTGACAGAAATGTTCACTTCATCAACTTTCATTCCTTGCCAACGAATAAAAATCTAACCTTTAGAGTGGGTGATAATTACGATCAGGTTCCTTCGAATTTTAAGCAAAAGCTGTCCATTGAGACACTGAAAACCACGCCTGTAACGATAAAGCATGAAGGAAGCACACTAACCTTCTCAAACTTTGCTTCAGAAGAGATAACGAAAACAAACCCAATCACTTCTGAAAAACACAAAAAGCTGCGTAGTACAATACAGCTAGAGGCAACTTTGGCACCGGGTGTGATCTTTTTAGACTCCTGGGAGGGTGCTGATGACAAGGGCAAAGAATACGATTTTAATTTCATGGGCTCCACAACAAAAGATGAAAAAGGTAATTTTGTCGTGAAAGGTATACTCGTAGATGAAATGGACGCAATCCCGAAAGAGCTGACGCTTACGATCGAGGAACAAGTGAACAGAGCAAAAGATATGGATTGGAGCGTAGCACTTCCACTGAAGAACTAA
- a CDS encoding RNA polymerase sigma factor: protein MEEDRVIIGRVLQGNKDSYSEIITRYHGKVSSILRKMLGHTPDAQDIVQEIFIKTYYHLPEYKTNYDFSAWLYRIAANHCLDELRKRKRKQQLTTSEEIEPVDSHTPEVAFLNKEGQRLLRQRMMSVEEKYRIVLEMRYFESLSCEEISHRLSIPSSTVRTRLSRGKDKLREAIGHAGQGGDFHL from the coding sequence ATGGAGGAAGATCGAGTGATCATCGGGCGGGTCTTGCAAGGAAACAAAGACTCCTACTCCGAGATCATTACCAGATACCACGGAAAAGTAAGTTCCATTCTTCGTAAAATGTTGGGACATACACCTGATGCACAAGATATCGTGCAGGAAATTTTCATCAAGACGTATTACCATTTACCAGAATATAAAACAAACTACGATTTTTCTGCATGGTTGTACCGGATAGCAGCTAACCACTGTCTGGACGAGCTGCGCAAGCGCAAGCGGAAGCAGCAGCTCACCACCAGCGAAGAAATAGAACCAGTGGATAGCCATACGCCGGAGGTTGCCTTTCTGAATAAGGAGGGTCAGCGCCTGTTGCGTCAAAGGATGATGTCCGTCGAAGAAAAGTATCGGATCGTCCTCGAAATGCGCTACTTCGAATCATTGAGTTGTGAAGAAATCAGCCATCGACTTTCGATTCCGTCGAGTACTGTTCGGACGCGTCTGTCTCGTGGAAAAGACAAGTTAAGGGAAGCAATCGGGCATGCAGGGCAAGGGGGGGACTTTCATCTATGA